In the Vanessa cardui chromosome 10, ilVanCard2.1, whole genome shotgun sequence genome, one interval contains:
- the LOC124532834 gene encoding AP-1 complex subunit beta-1 isoform X2, whose product MTDSKYFTTTKKGEIFELKSELNSDKKEKKKEAVKKVIASMTVGKDVSALFPDVVNCMQTDNLELKKLVYLYLMNYAKSQPDMAIMAVNTFVKDCEDSNPLIRALAVRTMGCIRVDKITEYLCEPLRKCLKDEDPYVRKTAAVCVAKLYDISPSMVEDQGFLDQLKDLLSDSNPMVVANAVAALSEINEASVSGHPLVEMNAPTINKLLTALNECTEWGQVFILDALSNYAPRDSREAHSICERITPRLAHANAAVVLSAVKVLMKLMEMLSDETELVGTLSRKLAPPLVTLLSAEPEVQYVALRNINLVVQKRPDILKHEMKVFFVKYNDPIYVKLEKLDIMIRLASQANIAQVLGELKEYATEVDVDFVRKAVRAIGRCAIKVEPSAERCVSTLLELIQTKVNYVVQEAIVVIKDIFRKYPNKYESIISTLCENLDTLDEPEARASMVWIVGEYAERIDNADELLDSFLEGFHDENAQVQLQLLTAVVKLFLKRPADTQELVQHVLSLATQDSDNPDLRDRGFIYWRLLSTDPAAAKEVVLADKPLISEETDLLEPTLLDELICHISSLASVYHKPPTAFVEGRGAGVRKSLPARGTVSEDAQPQLQTVIPNQESLIGDLLSMDIGGPPAPAAPAAPASNLDLLAGGLDVLLGGPEPAATATAATGSATGLLGDIFGAVPPASYVPPKQCWLPADKGKGLEIWGTFTRQNGQMRMEMTFTNKAMQAMSGFAIQLNKNSFGVFPGGALAVGALAPGASADAPLALAAAGPVQRMDPLNNLQVAVKNNIDVFYFACLIPAHILFTEDGQLDKRVFLTTWKEIPAANEVQHTISNVLGTADSIAQKMTLNNIFTIAKRNVEGQDMLYQSLKLTNNIWVLLELKLQPGNPEATLSLKSRTVEVATCIFQAYEAIIKS is encoded by the exons atgactgattcaaaatattttacaactaCAAAGAAGGGCGAGATATTTGAGCTTAAATCCGAGCTAAATagtgataaaaaagaaaagaaaaaggaGGCGGTCAAAAAG gTGATCGCTTCTATGACTGTAGGCAAAGATGTGTCAGCTTTATTCCCAGATGTTGTTAATTGTATGCAAACTGATAATTTAGAACTCAAGAAATTAGTTTATTTGTACCTCATGAACTACGCCAAGTCTCAGCCGGACATGGCTATTATGGCTGTCAATACATTTGTCAAG GATTGTGAAGATTCCAACCCCTTGATTCGGGCGCTGGCTGTACGGACCATGGGTTGCATCCGAGTAGACAAGATAACGGAGTATTTATGCGAACCCCTCCGCAAGTGTCTGAAGGATGAGGATCCGTACGTTCGCAAGACGGCAGCCGTATGCGTTGCTAAGCTTTATGACATATCACCCAGTATGGTCGAGGATCAG ggcTTTCTCGATCAGCTGAAAGACTTATTGAGTGATTCCAACCCTATGGTAGTCGCGAATGCTGTGGCAGCTCTCTCGGAGATCAACGAAGCGAGTGTGTCCGGACATCCACTTGTTG AGATGAACGCGCCGACGATCAACAAGCTGCTGACGGCGCTGAACGAGTGCACGGAGTGGGGGCAGGTGTTCATCCTGGACGCGCTGTCCAACTACGCGCCGCGCGACTCCCGCGAGGCGCACTCCATCTGCGAGCGCATCACGCCGCGCCTCGCGCACGCCAACGCCGCCGTCGTGCTCTCCGCCGTCAAG GTGCTCATGAAACTGATGGAGATGCTCTCCGACGAGACGGAGCTGGTTGGCACGCTGTCCCGGAAGCTGGCGCCGCCGCTGGTGACGCTGCTCAGCGCGGAGCCGGAAGTGCAGTACGTAGCGCTCAGGAACATCAACCTCGTGGTTCAGAAGCGACCGGACATCTTGAAACACGAAATGAAG GTGTTCTTTGTGAAATACAACGACCCGATTTACGTGAAGCTCGAGAAGTTGGACATCATGATCAGATTGGCCTCGCAAGCCAACATCGCGCAAGTCCTGGGCGAGCTGAAGGAGTACGCCACAGAGGTCGACGTGGacttcgtgaggaaagctgTCAGGGCCATCGGGAGGTGCGCTATCAAG GTGGAGCCGTCGGCCGAGCGCTGCGTGTCGACGCTGCTGGAGCTCATACAGACCAAAGTGAACTACGTCGTGCAGGAGGCGATCGTCGTCATCAAGGATATCTTCCGCAAGTACCCCAACAAGTACGAGAGCATCATCAGCACCCTCTGCGAGAACCTGGACACGCTGGATGAGCCTGAGGCCAGGGCCTCTATG GTATGGATCGTCGGCGAGTACGCAGAACGCATAGACAATGCGGATGAACTGCTGGACTCGTTCTTGGAAGGCTTTCACGATGAGAACGCACAG GTCCAGTTGCAGCTGTTGACGGCGGTGGTGAAGCTGTTCCTGAAGCGGCCGGCGGACACGCAGGAGCTGGTGCAGCACGTACTCAGCCTGGCCACGCAGGACTCCGACAACCCAGACTTGCG TGATCGAGGCTTCATCTACTGGCGGCTGCTGTCGACGGACCCGGCCGCGGCCAAGGAGGTGGTGCTGGCCGACAAGCCGCTCATCAGCGAGGAGACGGACCTTCTGGAGCCCACGCTGCTGGACGAGCTCATCTGCCACATCAGCTCGCTCGCCTCCGTCTACCACAAGCCTCCCACCGCCTTCGTCGAAG GTCGTGGTGCCGGGGTGCGCAAGTCCCTCCCAGCGCGGGGCACCGTATCTGAAGATGCACAGCCTCAATTGCAAACAGTCATACCCAATCAG GAATCTCTTATCGGCGACTTGTTGTCGATGGACATCGGCGGgccccccgcgcccgccgcccccgccgcgcccgcctccAACCTCGACCTGCTCGCAGGGGGACTCGACGTGCTC CTGGGTGGACCTGAACCAGCAGCGACCGCGACCGCGGCTACCGGCAGCGCGACCGGATTGCTCGGAGACATCTTCGGAGCAGTTCCACCGGCCTCCTACGTACCTCCCAAACAGTGCTGGCTTCCGGCAGACAAAGGAAAAG GTTTGGAGATTTGGGGAACTTTCACCCGTCAAAACGGCCAGATGCGGATGGAGATGACGTTCACCAACAAAGCCATGCAGGCCATGAGCGGGTTCGCTATACAGCTCAACAAGAACAG CTTCGGCGTGTTCCCGGGCGGCGCGCTGGCGGTGGGCGCGCTGGCGCCGGGCGCCTCGGCCGACGCGCCGCTGGCGCTGGCCGCCGCCGGGCCCGTGCAGCGCATGGACCCGCTCAACAACCTGCAG GTTGCGGTGAAAAACAATATCGACGTGTTCTATTTCGCGTGCCTCATTCCGGCGCACATACTGTTCACCGAGGACGGTCAGCTCGACAAGCGCGTGTTCCTGACGACGTGGAAGGAGATCCCCGCCGCCAACGAGGTGCAGCACACGATCTCCAACGTGCTCGGCACCGCGGACTCGATCGCCCAGAAGATGACGCTCAATAACATCTTCACCATCGCCAAGAGGAACGTCGAGGGCCAGGATATGCTGTATCAGTCGCTCAAACTCACGAACAACATATGGGTTCTCCTAGAGCTGAAACTGCAGCCCGGCAACCCGGAGGCCACGCTCAGCCTCAAGTCGCGCACGGTAGAGGTCGCCACGTGCATATTCCAGGCGTACGAGGCCATCATTAAATCGTAA
- the LOC124532834 gene encoding AP-1 complex subunit beta-1 isoform X1, with product MTDSKYFTTTKKGEIFELKSELNSDKKEKKKEAVKKVIASMTVGKDVSALFPDVVNCMQTDNLELKKLVYLYLMNYAKSQPDMAIMAVNTFVKDLPTYQLVKDCEDSNPLIRALAVRTMGCIRVDKITEYLCEPLRKCLKDEDPYVRKTAAVCVAKLYDISPSMVEDQGFLDQLKDLLSDSNPMVVANAVAALSEINEASVSGHPLVEMNAPTINKLLTALNECTEWGQVFILDALSNYAPRDSREAHSICERITPRLAHANAAVVLSAVKVLMKLMEMLSDETELVGTLSRKLAPPLVTLLSAEPEVQYVALRNINLVVQKRPDILKHEMKVFFVKYNDPIYVKLEKLDIMIRLASQANIAQVLGELKEYATEVDVDFVRKAVRAIGRCAIKVEPSAERCVSTLLELIQTKVNYVVQEAIVVIKDIFRKYPNKYESIISTLCENLDTLDEPEARASMVWIVGEYAERIDNADELLDSFLEGFHDENAQVQLQLLTAVVKLFLKRPADTQELVQHVLSLATQDSDNPDLRDRGFIYWRLLSTDPAAAKEVVLADKPLISEETDLLEPTLLDELICHISSLASVYHKPPTAFVEGRGAGVRKSLPARGTVSEDAQPQLQTVIPNQESLIGDLLSMDIGGPPAPAAPAAPASNLDLLAGGLDVLLGGPEPAATATAATGSATGLLGDIFGAVPPASYVPPKQCWLPADKGKGLEIWGTFTRQNGQMRMEMTFTNKAMQAMSGFAIQLNKNSFGVFPGGALAVGALAPGASADAPLALAAAGPVQRMDPLNNLQVAVKNNIDVFYFACLIPAHILFTEDGQLDKRVFLTTWKEIPAANEVQHTISNVLGTADSIAQKMTLNNIFTIAKRNVEGQDMLYQSLKLTNNIWVLLELKLQPGNPEATLSLKSRTVEVATCIFQAYEAIIKS from the exons atgactgattcaaaatattttacaactaCAAAGAAGGGCGAGATATTTGAGCTTAAATCCGAGCTAAATagtgataaaaaagaaaagaaaaaggaGGCGGTCAAAAAG gTGATCGCTTCTATGACTGTAGGCAAAGATGTGTCAGCTTTATTCCCAGATGTTGTTAATTGTATGCAAACTGATAATTTAGAACTCAAGAAATTAGTTTATTTGTACCTCATGAACTACGCCAAGTCTCAGCCGGACATGGCTATTATGGCTGTCAATACATTTGTCAAG GATCTACCAACATACCAGCTTGTTAAG GATTGTGAAGATTCCAACCCCTTGATTCGGGCGCTGGCTGTACGGACCATGGGTTGCATCCGAGTAGACAAGATAACGGAGTATTTATGCGAACCCCTCCGCAAGTGTCTGAAGGATGAGGATCCGTACGTTCGCAAGACGGCAGCCGTATGCGTTGCTAAGCTTTATGACATATCACCCAGTATGGTCGAGGATCAG ggcTTTCTCGATCAGCTGAAAGACTTATTGAGTGATTCCAACCCTATGGTAGTCGCGAATGCTGTGGCAGCTCTCTCGGAGATCAACGAAGCGAGTGTGTCCGGACATCCACTTGTTG AGATGAACGCGCCGACGATCAACAAGCTGCTGACGGCGCTGAACGAGTGCACGGAGTGGGGGCAGGTGTTCATCCTGGACGCGCTGTCCAACTACGCGCCGCGCGACTCCCGCGAGGCGCACTCCATCTGCGAGCGCATCACGCCGCGCCTCGCGCACGCCAACGCCGCCGTCGTGCTCTCCGCCGTCAAG GTGCTCATGAAACTGATGGAGATGCTCTCCGACGAGACGGAGCTGGTTGGCACGCTGTCCCGGAAGCTGGCGCCGCCGCTGGTGACGCTGCTCAGCGCGGAGCCGGAAGTGCAGTACGTAGCGCTCAGGAACATCAACCTCGTGGTTCAGAAGCGACCGGACATCTTGAAACACGAAATGAAG GTGTTCTTTGTGAAATACAACGACCCGATTTACGTGAAGCTCGAGAAGTTGGACATCATGATCAGATTGGCCTCGCAAGCCAACATCGCGCAAGTCCTGGGCGAGCTGAAGGAGTACGCCACAGAGGTCGACGTGGacttcgtgaggaaagctgTCAGGGCCATCGGGAGGTGCGCTATCAAG GTGGAGCCGTCGGCCGAGCGCTGCGTGTCGACGCTGCTGGAGCTCATACAGACCAAAGTGAACTACGTCGTGCAGGAGGCGATCGTCGTCATCAAGGATATCTTCCGCAAGTACCCCAACAAGTACGAGAGCATCATCAGCACCCTCTGCGAGAACCTGGACACGCTGGATGAGCCTGAGGCCAGGGCCTCTATG GTATGGATCGTCGGCGAGTACGCAGAACGCATAGACAATGCGGATGAACTGCTGGACTCGTTCTTGGAAGGCTTTCACGATGAGAACGCACAG GTCCAGTTGCAGCTGTTGACGGCGGTGGTGAAGCTGTTCCTGAAGCGGCCGGCGGACACGCAGGAGCTGGTGCAGCACGTACTCAGCCTGGCCACGCAGGACTCCGACAACCCAGACTTGCG TGATCGAGGCTTCATCTACTGGCGGCTGCTGTCGACGGACCCGGCCGCGGCCAAGGAGGTGGTGCTGGCCGACAAGCCGCTCATCAGCGAGGAGACGGACCTTCTGGAGCCCACGCTGCTGGACGAGCTCATCTGCCACATCAGCTCGCTCGCCTCCGTCTACCACAAGCCTCCCACCGCCTTCGTCGAAG GTCGTGGTGCCGGGGTGCGCAAGTCCCTCCCAGCGCGGGGCACCGTATCTGAAGATGCACAGCCTCAATTGCAAACAGTCATACCCAATCAG GAATCTCTTATCGGCGACTTGTTGTCGATGGACATCGGCGGgccccccgcgcccgccgcccccgccgcgcccgcctccAACCTCGACCTGCTCGCAGGGGGACTCGACGTGCTC CTGGGTGGACCTGAACCAGCAGCGACCGCGACCGCGGCTACCGGCAGCGCGACCGGATTGCTCGGAGACATCTTCGGAGCAGTTCCACCGGCCTCCTACGTACCTCCCAAACAGTGCTGGCTTCCGGCAGACAAAGGAAAAG GTTTGGAGATTTGGGGAACTTTCACCCGTCAAAACGGCCAGATGCGGATGGAGATGACGTTCACCAACAAAGCCATGCAGGCCATGAGCGGGTTCGCTATACAGCTCAACAAGAACAG CTTCGGCGTGTTCCCGGGCGGCGCGCTGGCGGTGGGCGCGCTGGCGCCGGGCGCCTCGGCCGACGCGCCGCTGGCGCTGGCCGCCGCCGGGCCCGTGCAGCGCATGGACCCGCTCAACAACCTGCAG GTTGCGGTGAAAAACAATATCGACGTGTTCTATTTCGCGTGCCTCATTCCGGCGCACATACTGTTCACCGAGGACGGTCAGCTCGACAAGCGCGTGTTCCTGACGACGTGGAAGGAGATCCCCGCCGCCAACGAGGTGCAGCACACGATCTCCAACGTGCTCGGCACCGCGGACTCGATCGCCCAGAAGATGACGCTCAATAACATCTTCACCATCGCCAAGAGGAACGTCGAGGGCCAGGATATGCTGTATCAGTCGCTCAAACTCACGAACAACATATGGGTTCTCCTAGAGCTGAAACTGCAGCCCGGCAACCCGGAGGCCACGCTCAGCCTCAAGTCGCGCACGGTAGAGGTCGCCACGTGCATATTCCAGGCGTACGAGGCCATCATTAAATCGTAA